A section of the Streptomyces sp. V3I8 genome encodes:
- a CDS encoding YceI family protein produces MNLFSRGASPRRADTLVEPKRAAGRPASSQGGRPGTDLMDLTGNWIVDPAHSRIGFSVRHAMVTTVRGAFTEYRSRLFFDGRDPSRSGAEILLSTASVDTGVDQRDSHLTGRDFLDSASYPHMRFLSTAVKTAGPDVYLMTGDLTIKDVTRPVVLELTYIGHVTDPFGYERVGFDGTTTINRSEWGLTYDSRLAEGGAMVSEKVRLQFDIAAIRSDS; encoded by the coding sequence ATGAATCTTTTCAGCAGAGGTGCTTCTCCCCGGCGTGCGGACACGCTGGTCGAACCGAAACGGGCGGCGGGCCGGCCGGCCTCCTCGCAGGGCGGCCGGCCGGGAACCGACCTGATGGACCTGACGGGGAACTGGATCGTCGACCCGGCGCACAGCAGGATCGGCTTCTCCGTCCGGCACGCCATGGTGACCACGGTGCGGGGCGCCTTCACCGAGTACCGGAGCCGTCTCTTCTTCGACGGCCGTGACCCGTCCCGCTCGGGGGCCGAGATCCTGCTGTCCACGGCGAGCGTCGACACGGGGGTGGACCAGCGGGACAGCCATCTGACCGGCCGGGACTTCCTGGACTCCGCGTCCTACCCGCACATGCGGTTCCTGAGCACCGCCGTGAAGACGGCCGGCCCCGACGTCTACCTGATGACCGGCGACCTCACCATCAAGGACGTCACGCGTCCCGTCGTCCTCGAACTGACCTACATAGGCCATGTCACCGACCCGTTCGGCTACGAGCGCGTCGGCTTCGACGGCACCACGACCATCAACCGCTCGGAGTGGGGCCTGACCTACGACAGCAGGCTGGCCGAGGGCGGCGCCATGGTCAGCGAGAAGGTCCGCCTGCAGTTCGACATCGCCGCCATCCGCAGCGACTCCTGA
- a CDS encoding GDSL-type esterase/lipase family protein, giving the protein MHTQDNWITTPITADLLRGALDLERTEHGVLPHRLPAWVRAQYADGQLAMAESQPSGVRLVFRTRATVVELDARPTKRDYTGAPPRPDGLYELLVDERFFGRGSVKDGNTLTIDMTTGGTEFRAGPAGTVRFDGLPDGSKDVEIWLPHNETTELVALRTDAPVEPAPDRGRPVWLHHGSSISHGSDAAGPTAIWPAVAASLGGVELVNLGLAGSALLDPFTARTLRDTPADLISLKIGINVVNADAMRVRAFTPAVHGFLDTIRDGHPDTPLLVVSPILCPIHEDTPGPSAPDLSHLKEGRLRFVAMGDPAEKAAGKLTLRVVRDELARIVAQRAEEDPRLHHLDGLCLYGEADHAELPLPDQLHPDAATHRRIGERFAEQVFGPDGAFGRAARG; this is encoded by the coding sequence ATGCACACCCAGGACAACTGGATCACCACACCCATCACCGCGGACCTTCTGCGCGGCGCCCTCGATCTGGAGCGCACCGAGCACGGCGTCCTGCCGCACCGGCTGCCCGCCTGGGTCCGCGCCCAGTACGCCGACGGACAACTGGCCATGGCCGAGTCCCAGCCGTCGGGTGTACGGCTCGTGTTCCGCACCCGGGCCACCGTCGTCGAACTGGACGCACGGCCCACCAAGCGGGACTACACGGGCGCCCCGCCCCGCCCGGACGGTTTGTACGAACTGCTCGTCGACGAGCGGTTCTTCGGCCGGGGCAGCGTCAAGGACGGCAACACGCTGACCATCGACATGACCACCGGCGGCACCGAGTTCCGGGCCGGTCCGGCGGGCACCGTCCGCTTCGACGGCCTGCCCGACGGCAGCAAGGACGTCGAGATCTGGCTGCCGCACAACGAGACGACCGAGCTCGTCGCCCTGCGTACCGACGCACCCGTCGAACCCGCGCCGGACCGGGGGCGCCCGGTGTGGCTGCACCACGGCAGCTCCATCAGCCACGGCTCCGACGCCGCCGGGCCCACGGCCATCTGGCCCGCCGTCGCCGCCTCCCTCGGAGGTGTGGAGCTGGTCAACCTGGGGCTGGCCGGCAGCGCGCTGCTCGACCCGTTCACCGCGCGCACCCTGCGGGACACCCCCGCCGACCTGATCAGCCTCAAGATCGGCATCAACGTGGTCAACGCCGACGCGATGCGCGTCCGCGCGTTCACCCCGGCCGTCCACGGCTTCCTCGACACGATCCGCGACGGCCACCCGGACACACCGCTGCTGGTCGTCTCACCCATCCTGTGCCCCATCCACGAGGACACGCCCGGCCCGAGCGCCCCGGACCTCAGCCACCTCAAGGAGGGCCGGCTGCGGTTCGTGGCGATGGGCGACCCGGCGGAGAAGGCGGCCGGGAAACTGACGCTGCGCGTCGTCCGCGACGAACTGGCCCGCATCGTGGCGCAGCGGGCCGAGGAGGACCCCCGTCTGCACCATCTCGACGGACTGTGCCTGTACGGCGAGGCCGACCACGCCGAGCTGCCGCTGCCCGACCAGCTCCACCCGGACGCCGCCACCCACCGCCGCATCGGCGAACGCTTCGCCGAACAGGTCTTCGGTCCGGACGGCGCCTTCGGCCGGGCCGCCCGGGGGTGA
- a CDS encoding ATP-binding protein has translation MGVKAMGWAHSFPVSGGVRAGREWTREHLESLPWTAAEPDTVDAIVLAVSELITNAHVHANSDAHLVLTWDGDCLHVSVHDEDSTLPRQREPEIGEPSGRGVGIVQMLADEWETRCQRHGKVVTACFRPATADQQADD, from the coding sequence GTGGGGGTCAAGGCGATGGGCTGGGCGCATTCGTTTCCCGTGTCGGGCGGGGTGCGCGCCGGACGGGAATGGACGCGGGAGCATCTGGAGTCCCTGCCGTGGACCGCGGCCGAGCCCGACACGGTGGACGCCATCGTGCTGGCCGTGTCCGAGCTGATCACCAACGCCCACGTCCACGCGAACAGCGACGCGCACCTGGTGCTCACCTGGGACGGCGACTGCCTCCATGTGAGCGTCCACGACGAGGACTCGACGCTGCCGCGCCAGCGGGAACCGGAGATCGGCGAACCGTCCGGCCGCGGGGTGGGCATCGTGCAGATGCTCGCCGACGAGTGGGAGACGCGGTGCCAGCGTCACGGCAAGGTGGTGACGGCCTGCTTCCGCCCGGCGACGGCCGATCAGCAGGCCGACGACTGA